The Bernardetia sp. ABR2-2B DNA window CTTTTGGAAAAGCTCCTTTTTTTGCTGTTTATGAAGACGAACTGTATTCCAACCCGAAGCAGCAGCAATACTTCCTGCACTTAGAAAACCTAGTATCAAATCTATATCTCCAGAACCTAAAAACTCTCCCAAAACAGCAACACTAACAAAAGAAGAAACACCTCCAGTGATAGCAGAAGCGACTTTGAATAATTGATTTTTGAAACCCATGACCGTATTTTTTTAGAAAGATGATAATTGGTAGAATGTAATAATTAAGATACGGTTATTTTTTGGAATAAGATATGAGAAAATTATTTTTTAAAAGATTTTAGTATAAATTCTTTTATTTTTTTTGATATAATCTCCACCAAGGCGTATTCGGACTGTCGTGGTGTTCGTAGTGATAACCAAAAAAATAACATGAAATAAATGCCCAAACATGGTTTTTTTTCTGACTTCTTGAATGGTGTTTGTTGTCAGGTGCGTGTCTGTGAGGTAAATATGTCCCAAAATAAAAAAGCTGAAATGTAGCCACCACCGAAGGAATCATCCAATAAAAAATAACATTTTCTATCGGAAAAATAAGTTTCAAAATATTATAAGTAATCGCCATCAAGACAATCTGAATAATGGTAATATAGTTTTTTGCAAAATTAAAATACCAAATCCAAAAGTTTCCGTGATGAAAATCGGGGTCTTGCTCTGTGGCTACAAAACGATGATGTTCGTGGTGTTTTTTGAGTAATCTTGGGTAATAATTGAAGGCAAAAAGTCCTGTTGCAATCGTTCCGATAGTGTTATTTACTTTTGTATTTTTCGAAACGGTGTGGTGCATTGCATCATGTGCCGTAATGAAAATTCCTGTATAAAGATGAGTTTGAATAAGAAAAAACAGATAGGTAAGAGGATTGTACCAGTTTATTTCATAGACACTAAGCAAAAACCCAAGACTAAGAAGCCAAAGCGTAATAACTGTAATTCCGATATATGTTCCTTTTTGATTCATTTTGAAATACTGTAACTGATTAGCGAGTGATTTATATGATTTGGCTGCGCCGAGCTATTGGTTTTATGATGAAAGGCAGGATGAATACGAAATACTTTTCTTAATTGAATAAGTTTTTTAGTTTGTAGATAATGGTTTGTTTATTTTGAGTCTTTTTTTTAGTTTCTATGAACTTAGAACCTTCTTTTGGTTTGGTGTCAAACTTTCTACCATTTATTTCACCTCTAGTTATATTCTTAATAATCTTTAAGATTTTCTTTTCAGTGCCTTCTTCTACATCTCCTTCTAATTTAATATATCCAATTTTTATCTTAGACAAC harbors:
- a CDS encoding fatty acid desaturase; translation: MNQKGTYIGITVITLWLLSLGFLLSVYEINWYNPLTYLFFLIQTHLYTGIFITAHDAMHHTVSKNTKVNNTIGTIATGLFAFNYYPRLLKKHHEHHRFVATEQDPDFHHGNFWIWYFNFAKNYITIIQIVLMAITYNILKLIFPIENVIFYWMIPSVVATFQLFYFGTYLPHRHAPDNKHHSRSQKKNHVWAFISCYFFGYHYEHHDSPNTPWWRLYQKK